A portion of the Cryptomeria japonica chromosome 5, Sugi_1.0, whole genome shotgun sequence genome contains these proteins:
- the LOC131039507 gene encoding uncharacterized protein LOC131039507, whose protein sequence is MYSTISIAAYRKAHAAVRNANPQQQSPLLFSLPPDPYSAYLLLEEDEHDMNGFNCWGFRNAYLRELPFPQDKCLTIQKTKRKRKNSRTESYSVYFIPVLGQPISSNCYYVVRAEGKHKGLVETCSTDEDMVTFCCCRSVKDFHPRPLQPADSYQHMKINSRRKSRFKAKSIVSDGFPPLFLRRKHRIVVAKDMRSNHLRLAHVGGENPELRAQLPPFDFPLLQRRPPVVIVAEWYIPFIFINELGTRLEDPKIQLMECPFYKMDLEKFWEEIYSTGRVTEKYVDVEKSLMVEEVLLFGEEQTEEIRDNDGSVLFSGVGKQSRGRVGVKLSWPIIAKMRAGQERYGLEGGVRDVRVKKSFSSDGMAGKFACYVVVERYVLKRMDGSVALSYSFRNSNQIQGKWEV, encoded by the exons ATGTATTCCACAATATCTATAGCAGCCTACAGGAAGGCCCATGCAGCTGTAAGAAATGCCAATCCTCAGCAACAAAGCCCACTTTTATTCTCATTGCCCCCGGATCCTTACTCTGCATATCTCTTACTCGAGGAAGATGAGCATGATATGAATGGCTTCAACTGTTGGGGATTCCGCAATGCTTACCTGCGAGAATTGCCATTTCCCCAAGACAAATGCTTAACAATCCAGAAGACTAAACGTAAGAGGAAAAACTCTCGAACAGAATCTTATAGCGTGTATTTTATTCCTGTTTTGGGCCAACCCATCTCCTCCAATTGCTACTATGTCGTGCGAGCTGAGGGCAAGCACAAGGG ACTAGTGGAAACATGCTCTACCGACGAAGACATGGTGACCTTCTGCTGCTGTAGATCTGTGAAGGACTTTCATCCTAGACCTTTGCAACCCGCCGACtcatatcaacatatgaagatAAACTCCAGGAGGAAGTCTAGATTTAAAGCAAAGAGTATAGTTTCTGATGGTTTCCCTCCTCTGTTCTTGCGTAGGAAGCATCGGATTGTGGTAGCCAAAGACATGCGTAGTAATCATCTCAGACTTGCTCATGTTGGAGGGGAGAATCCTGAGCTGAGAGCACAGCTTCCCCCTTTTGATTTCCCTTTGTTACAGAGAAGGCCCCCAGTTGTTATTGTGGCGGAGTGGTACATCCCCTTTATCTTTATCAATGAATTGGGTACCAGATTGGAGGATCCTAAGATTCAGCTCATGGAGTGTCCCTTCTACAAGATGGATCTAGAAAAGTTCTGGGAAGAGATATATTCTACTGGACGCGTGACAGAAAAATATGTTGATGTGGAGAAAAGCTTAATGGTTGAAGAAGTGTTACTGTTTGGAGAAGAGCAAACTGAGGAGATTAGAGATAATGATGGGAGTGTTTTGTTTAGTGGTGTGGGAAAGCAATCAAGAGGGCGTGTTGGTGTGAAACTTAGCTGGCCCATCATTGCCAAAATGAGGGCGGGTCAAGAAAGATATGGATTAGAAGGAGGAGTAAGAGATGTGAGGGTGAAGAAATCCTTTAGTAGCGATGGGATGGCAGGAAAATTTGCTTGTTATGTTGTAGTGGAAAGATATGTATTGAAAAGAATGGACGGGAGCGTTGCTCTTTCTTATTCTTTCAGAAATTCGAACCAAATCCAGGGGAAGTGGGAAGTATGA